One stretch of Bacillaceae bacterium S4-13-56 DNA includes these proteins:
- the megL gene encoding methionine gamma-lyase, translated as MSNYEKMDTKVIHEGYSSKDFYGSLSTPIFQTSTFTFETAEQGERRFAGEEQGYIYSRLGNPTVKALEDRMASLEGGEKGLAFGSGMAAVSAILIALTKANDHIVCSQGIYGCTFGLLQLLKEKYNIEHDFSPMETEDQIRSLIRPETTCIYVETPINPTMKLIDLQMVANVAKEYDIPVVVDNTFSSPYLQRPLELGCDVVIHSATKYLCGHGDVVAGIAVGKEDFLQKVSMTTLKDIGGIMAPFDAWLLLRGIKTLPIRMDRHSSNSEKIFKKLKNHSNINAIYYPGDEEHPSYEIMKKQMSQPGGLISFEIKGSKEDAQRFLNELQFISIAVSLGDAETLIQHPATMTHAVVPEESRLSMGITDQLVRLSVGLESWEDIWEDLEQALEKI; from the coding sequence ATGAGTAACTATGAAAAAATGGATACGAAGGTCATTCACGAGGGGTATTCTTCCAAGGACTTTTATGGAAGTTTATCAACCCCAATTTTTCAAACATCTACCTTTACCTTTGAAACAGCTGAGCAAGGGGAACGTCGTTTTGCTGGGGAGGAGCAGGGATATATCTATTCCCGTTTAGGTAATCCAACTGTGAAAGCATTGGAAGATCGGATGGCATCTCTTGAAGGTGGAGAAAAGGGACTGGCTTTTGGGTCTGGAATGGCAGCTGTTTCTGCCATTTTAATTGCTTTAACAAAAGCTAATGACCACATTGTGTGCTCACAAGGAATTTATGGATGCACATTTGGACTTTTACAACTTCTAAAGGAAAAGTACAATATTGAACATGATTTTAGTCCAATGGAGACAGAGGATCAAATTCGTTCACTCATTCGTCCAGAAACAACTTGCATTTATGTGGAGACGCCGATAAATCCTACCATGAAATTGATTGACTTGCAGATGGTTGCGAATGTGGCAAAGGAGTATGACATTCCTGTTGTAGTTGACAACACATTTTCTTCTCCTTATCTTCAACGACCACTAGAGTTAGGCTGCGATGTTGTTATTCATAGTGCGACTAAGTATTTATGCGGGCATGGAGATGTTGTGGCAGGAATTGCAGTTGGAAAGGAAGACTTTTTACAAAAGGTGTCCATGACAACCTTAAAGGATATTGGAGGAATTATGGCTCCATTTGATGCTTGGCTCCTGCTGAGAGGGATTAAGACTCTGCCAATCCGAATGGATCGACATTCCTCAAATTCAGAAAAAATCTTTAAAAAGCTAAAAAACCATTCCAATATTAACGCCATATACTATCCTGGAGATGAGGAACATCCGAGTTATGAGATTATGAAAAAACAAATGAGTCAGCCAGGTGGATTAATTTCCTTTGAAATTAAAGGGAGTAAAGAAGATGCTCAGCGTTTTCTAAATGAGTTACAATTTATTTCCATTGCGGTAAGTTTAGGTGATGCTGAAACATTAATTCAGCACCCGGCTACAATGACTCATGCCGTAGTTCCGGAAGAATCAAGACTTTCCATGGGAATTACCGACCAATTGGTTCGTTTATCTGTTGGGTTAGAATCTTGGGAAGATATTTGGGAGGATCTTGAGCAAGCTTTAGAAAAGATATAA
- a CDS encoding glycerate kinase — protein MKIVIAPDSFKESMTALEAAHSIERGLKKALPNAEYVKVPMADGGEGTVQSLVDATGGSLIYIEVTGPLGNKVDSFFGILGDGKTAVIEMAAASGLHQVPMNQRNPLITTTKGTGDLILAALDKGVEHIIIGIGGSATNDGGAGMAQALGVKLLDSEGNSVDYGGGELQRIEKIDLSELDPRVKDVKIEVACDVDNPLTGERGASAVFGPQKGATPEMVQTLDRNLKHYAAKIKEFVGMDIEYVEGAGAAGGLGAGLMAFLSAELKRGVDIVIDAVQLEKQVQGATFVITGEGRIDRQTIYGKTPIGVAKVAKKFDIPVFGLAGLLGEESEVVYDYGIDALFSIVPGAIPLEVAMEKAQEFTERQAENIGRLIKSL, from the coding sequence ATGAAAATTGTTATTGCGCCAGACTCATTCAAAGAAAGTATGACAGCATTAGAGGCGGCTCATTCGATCGAAAGAGGATTAAAGAAGGCTTTACCCAATGCTGAATATGTGAAGGTTCCCATGGCCGATGGTGGAGAGGGTACGGTTCAATCACTGGTCGATGCAACAGGTGGTAGTCTCATTTATATAGAAGTTACAGGTCCTTTAGGGAACAAGGTAGATTCTTTCTTTGGAATTTTAGGAGACGGAAAGACAGCGGTTATAGAAATGGCGGCAGCTTCTGGTCTCCATCAAGTTCCGATGAACCAACGAAATCCGTTGATTACCACAACCAAAGGTACGGGAGATTTGATTCTAGCTGCTTTGGATAAAGGTGTCGAACACATCATCATTGGAATCGGAGGCAGTGCGACCAATGATGGTGGAGCTGGCATGGCTCAAGCTCTCGGCGTGAAATTGCTAGATTCAGAAGGTAATAGTGTTGACTATGGTGGTGGAGAGCTACAACGGATTGAGAAAATTGATCTTTCTGAACTTGACCCACGTGTTAAGGATGTAAAAATAGAAGTTGCTTGTGATGTTGATAACCCTCTTACAGGGGAACGTGGGGCATCAGCAGTTTTTGGCCCGCAAAAAGGAGCCACTCCTGAAATGGTTCAAACTTTAGACAGAAATTTGAAGCATTATGCTGCGAAAATAAAGGAATTTGTTGGAATGGATATTGAGTATGTGGAAGGTGCAGGTGCAGCAGGAGGACTTGGTGCAGGATTAATGGCCTTCTTATCCGCTGAGCTAAAGCGAGGAGTGGACATAGTCATTGATGCTGTTCAGCTAGAAAAACAAGTTCAAGGAGCAACCTTTGTTATTACTGGAGAAGGAAGAATTGATCGACAAACGATTTATGGAAAAACACCAATTGGAGTAGCAAAAGTGGCAAAGAAATTTGATATTCCTGTTTTTGGTTTGGCGGGATTGCTAGGAGAGGAAAGTGAAGTTGTATATGATTATGGTATTGACGCCCTCTTTTCTATCGTACCAGGGGCCATTCCATTAGAAGTTGCTATGGAGAAGGCTCAGGAATTTACGGAGAGACAGGCGGAAAATATAGGACGGCTAATCAAAAGCCTCTGA
- a CDS encoding dimethylarginine dimethylaminohydrolase family protein: MSETPEHSTYCHSEFDTLKQVILCEPRYMSIREVINEAQKKYKDEGIDVEKAMKQHHDFVDKLRSFNVDVTLLLPHKKFPEQVFTRDIGFTLGQTIFVAEMKSDVRQGEENVLKSWLEAEEISYYNIVGEEIEGGDVVIDRDTVYVGLSDRTNQIAINHLKGLLSKYEVITVPFEKKYLHLDCVFNILSPDLALLYPGVIEKEQEELIRSRYEVIEMNKEEQFTLGTNVLSIGDKRVFSLPQNKHVNKELTKRGFDIIEVDISEIIKSGGSFRCCTLPMKRERSK, translated from the coding sequence ATGTCTGAAACACCTGAACATAGCACTTATTGTCACAGTGAATTTGATACGTTAAAACAAGTAATATTATGCGAACCACGATATATGAGCATAAGAGAAGTTATCAATGAGGCACAAAAAAAGTACAAGGACGAAGGTATAGACGTTGAAAAAGCAATGAAACAACATCATGACTTTGTGGATAAGTTAAGGAGTTTTAACGTGGATGTAACTCTGCTTCTCCCTCATAAAAAATTCCCGGAGCAAGTGTTTACCCGCGATATAGGTTTCACACTTGGCCAAACTATTTTTGTGGCGGAAATGAAGAGTGATGTAAGACAGGGAGAGGAAAATGTACTTAAGTCTTGGCTCGAGGCCGAAGAAATTTCCTACTACAATATTGTGGGGGAAGAGATTGAAGGGGGAGACGTTGTCATTGATCGGGACACCGTTTATGTAGGACTCAGTGATCGCACGAATCAAATAGCAATTAATCACTTAAAAGGACTTTTATCCAAATATGAAGTAATCACTGTTCCGTTTGAGAAAAAATATTTGCACCTTGATTGCGTGTTCAACATTCTTTCCCCAGATTTGGCGTTACTATATCCAGGTGTCATTGAAAAAGAGCAAGAAGAATTGATTCGGTCACGTTACGAGGTCATTGAAATGAATAAAGAAGAGCAGTTTACACTAGGAACAAATGTTCTTTCCATTGGGGATAAAAGGGTATTTAGCCTTCCGCAAAATAAGCATGTAAATAAAGAACTAACAAAACGCGGATTCGATATCATTGAGGTTGATATTTCAGAAATTATAAAATCTGGAGGATCCTTCCGATGCTGTACCTTGCCGATGAAAAGGGAGAGGTCAAAGTAA
- a CDS encoding SLC13 family permease, which yields MDIQVSSFGAIAALVIAIILILKKVPPAYGMIAGAIIGGLLGGVNLADTVSLIMEGAKGIIPAVLRILAAGVLAGVLIQSGAAAIIAETIVKKLGEKKALLALALATLILTTVGVFIDVAVITVAPIALAIGHKAGISKTGILLAMIGGGKAGNIMSPNPNAIAAADAFNVPLTSVMAAGIIPAIFGVIVTYFVAKKLSNKGAQVSIHEIQRDQDEKLPLFLPAILAPLTAIILLSLRPLFDIVIDPMIALPIGGIVGALAMGRIKKINDYAIVGLGKMSGVAIMLLGTGTLAGIISNSGLKDVVINGLEASGLPAYLLAPISGAFMSAATASTTAGTVVASGVFGSTIMELGIAGLAGAAMIHSGATVLDHLPHGSFFHATGGSVFMDIKERMKLIPYESLVGLTLAVVSTLIFGVFKLFI from the coding sequence ATGGATATTCAAGTTAGCTCGTTTGGTGCTATAGCAGCACTGGTTATTGCTATTATTCTTATATTAAAAAAGGTTCCGCCAGCTTATGGAATGATTGCCGGTGCTATTATCGGGGGATTATTAGGTGGAGTAAACCTTGCAGATACAGTGAGTTTAATAATGGAGGGCGCAAAAGGTATCATTCCTGCTGTCCTTCGTATTCTAGCAGCTGGTGTCCTTGCTGGTGTGTTAATTCAGTCAGGCGCAGCAGCGATCATAGCTGAAACCATTGTAAAAAAACTGGGGGAAAAGAAAGCGCTTTTAGCATTAGCGCTTGCTACTCTAATTTTGACAACTGTTGGAGTATTTATTGACGTAGCAGTTATTACAGTTGCTCCAATTGCATTAGCTATTGGACACAAAGCGGGAATTTCTAAAACGGGTATCCTACTTGCGATGATTGGTGGGGGTAAGGCTGGTAACATCATGTCACCAAACCCAAATGCGATTGCAGCTGCAGACGCTTTTAATGTACCTCTAACATCTGTAATGGCTGCAGGTATTATCCCGGCTATATTCGGAGTGATCGTGACTTACTTTGTGGCAAAGAAACTTTCAAATAAAGGTGCCCAAGTTTCTATTCATGAGATTCAGAGAGACCAAGATGAGAAACTACCGCTTTTCTTGCCAGCTATTCTGGCTCCATTAACAGCTATCATATTGCTATCACTAAGACCTTTATTTGATATTGTTATAGACCCAATGATTGCCTTACCAATTGGTGGGATTGTTGGTGCTCTGGCAATGGGAAGAATTAAGAAGATTAATGATTATGCAATTGTAGGTTTAGGAAAAATGTCAGGTGTTGCGATTATGCTTTTAGGAACAGGTACTTTAGCAGGGATTATTTCTAACTCAGGACTTAAGGATGTTGTGATCAATGGATTAGAAGCATCAGGTCTTCCAGCTTATCTTCTTGCACCTATATCTGGTGCCTTTATGTCAGCGGCTACCGCCTCAACAACAGCTGGTACAGTAGTTGCAAGTGGTGTATTTGGATCAACAATTATGGAGCTTGGAATTGCAGGACTTGCTGGAGCAGCTATGATTCATTCTGGTGCAACTGTTCTTGACCACTTACCACACGGAAGCTTTTTCCACGCAACAGGTGGAAGTGTATTTATGGACATTAAAGAGCGTATGAAGCTTATTCCTTATGAATCATTAGTTGGTTTAACTTTAGCTGTTGTTTCTACCTTAATCTTTGGAGTATTTAAGCTATTTATCTAG